Below is a window of Patescibacteria group bacterium DNA.
TGGGACAAATGTTCTTCTTAGGGAGCCTGATATGATGTGTAACCCGAGGGCTACACCTTGGGCACCCACTTGGATTTTTTCCAGAAAGACTCTCTAGAAAGAAAGGCAGGGCTTTTTGATTTATAAAATTAATTTTTCTTTACTTCTGCTAAAATTTTTTGGACTCTATTTTTCGTGGACATTACTGAGATATCTATCACTTCATATCCTAAGTTTTCATAACTTTCTTTTAATAGTTTACTTAGCTTATTAGCTATTTGTTTATCTTCGGCTCTAGCATAATCTTTTTTAAATGAAAATTGTTCTAAAAAGAATATTTTTCTATAACTTTGTTCTTGGCACAGTCTTATAACCTCTTTCGAATCCAACCCACAAATTTGATAATAGGCGATACTACAAGGTATAGCATTATCAAAAAATACTATTTTATTTTTTGGTATTCTTTTCTCCCTTCCAATTTTTATTTTTAAAATTTTTCTTTGAAATTCCACTTCATCTTTTCTAATTTCTTCTAAAGTTTTTCCTTCACTCATCTCTTTATCTATTAATGCCCTAGCTGCGTCAGGAATTGTTATATAACCTAATTTTGCCAATTCATTGAGCACTGTTGTTTTTCCTGAAGAGGGTCCGCCGGTTATTACATACCAATTATTAACTGTCTGTCTCATATTAAAAAGTCGGGGTGCCGGGAGTCGCACCCGGGTCACAGGACCCCCAGCCCTGTATAATAACTGTTATACTACACCCCGATTTTACTTTCTTTTTGATAAAGCTTTTATACATTTGGTGCAAGCCAAAATTCTTTTACCGGCAAATTTTCGATAGAGTTCTTTTTTTACACCACGGGGAACTTGAGCCCATTGCAAATTTGGGCGCTTTCTTTTCTTAATAGTCCGATGATATTTTCCCCGAAGTTTTGATAGTCTCCAGGCAAGCTGTGATTTTTTGCCACAAATAGCACATTTTTTTTCCATCTTTTTATTTTATCAAGAATTTTAATTTTTACAAGATTCATAGTATACTATAATAAAATCGAATTTATGGAAACCATTATTTTTTCTTTAATTATCTTAATTTTTTCCATTGTTATTCACGAAGTTTCTCATGGAGCAATGGCAGATTATTTAGGTGATCCAACGGCAAAATACGCTGGTCGTCTTACTCTAAACCCAATAAAGCACTTAGACCCCTTCGGTTCAATTATTTTGCCGATTTTACTTTTAATTTTAACTGGAGGGGAGGGACCAATTTTTGGTTGGGCAAGGCCAGTGCCGATAAACCCATATAATTTTAGAGACAAAAAATGGGGGAGTTTAAAAGTGGCAATAGCCGGGCCGGGATCAAATATTTTGGTGGCTATAGCTTTTGGTTCTTTAATCAGATTTTTTCCATTACCTGTTCAGCTTTTATATCTTTTTAGTATTATTGTTATTTTAAATCTTTTATTAGCAATTTTTAATTTAGTTCCAATTCCACCCTTAGATGGTTCTCATATCCTTTTTTCTCTTTTATCAGAGAAATATCAAAAGTTTAAATTATTTTTACAACAATACGGGTTTTTCATTTTGATTTTATTTATCTTTTTTGGCCTTCAGTGGATATTCCCCTTAGTATCATTGGCTTATCAAGTAATTGTTGGAAGATTACCTTTATTTTTTTGATTTCTATTTTTATTGACATTTTTAAATTTATTTGTTAACTTAAAATGTAAGCGCAAAGCGCTTAATTTTTAAATTACCATTATGTCAACCATTCATCAGTTAATTAAAAGGGGTCGGAAAAGAATTAAAAAGCGTACGAAAACGCCGGCTTTGAAGTTTAGCTTCAACCCCCTAAAAAATCGACCGAAGAAATATTCTTCTCCATTTAAAAGAGGAGTATGCATGAAAGTCTTTACTGTTACCCCCAAAAAGCCAAACTCAGCCTTAAGAAAAGTAGCCAGAGTAAGATTAACCAATGGAATGGAGATTACTGCCTATATCCCTGGAGAGGGTCACAATTTGCAAGAACACTCAGTAGTTCTAATTAGGGGAGGAAGGGTAAAAGATTTACCCGGAGTAAGATATCACATTGTCAGAGGAGTTTTAGATACGGGTGGAGTAGAAGGAAGAAAGCAAGAAAGGTCAAAGTACGGGACTAAAAAAGAAACCTAATTTGATATCGTTAATATGTCAAGAAAAAAGGAAGAAAAAAGAATTATTTCCCTCGATCCACTTTATAATAATGTTACTGTGACCAAACTTATTAATCAGGTGATGAGACGGGGAAAAAAAGAATTAGCCAGAAAGATTGTCTATCAATCTTTTGATATTATTAAAGAAAAAACCAAAAAAGAACCCCTGGAGGTTTTTGAGCAAGCATTAGAAAATGCCTCCCCTTTACTTGAAGTAAAACCGAGAAGAATTGGTGGAGCGACCTATCAAGTTCCAAGAGAAGTAAAGGGAGAAAGAAGATTAACTCTGGCTATGCGCTGGATAATTCAGGTAGCTAAATCAAAGAAAGGAAGGCCAATGAAAGAGAAATTAGCTGATGAATTAATCGCAGCTTCAAATAATACTGGAGCAGCTGTTAAGAAAAAAGAAAACACTCATAAAATAGCTGAAGCTAACAGAGCCTTTGCCCACTTTGCGTGGTAAGGCGCTTCTGCGGTACTCATCCTTCTTAAAAATAATATTCAGAATCGGAAAGGGGTCGGGGAAACCCTTCGGTTTCCCCGTATAGGAAAATATTAAAAACCGAGGGTTTTTAAAGAGCGAGCCCGAAGCGATCCGCCCTGGGCGGGGAGCGCCAGAACTTTGTTCTGGAGAGGGCGAGCGATTAACTTTGTATTACCACTATGCCAAGAACTTATCCTCTCCAACGCTATCGTGATATTGGTATTATTGCTCATATTGATGCCGGGAAAACAACGACAACCGAGCGGGTTTTGTTTTATACCGGTGTTTCCTATAAAGTCGGTAATATTGATGAAGGAACAACAATTATGGATTGGATGGTTCAGGAAAGAGAAAGAGGAATTACGATTACTGCTGCTGCTACTACCTGTTTTTGGACTCCAAGGAATTTACCGAGAGAAAAGGAGAATGAGTATAGAATAAATATTATTGATACCCCCGGTCATATTGATTTCACAGCTGAAGTCCAGAGGTCCTTGCGGGTTTTAGACGGAGCAGTTGTTGTTTTTGATGGAGTGGCTGGGGTTGAACCTCAGTCAGAGACAGTTTGGTATCAGGCTGATAAATTTAAAGTTCCCCGAATTTGTTTTATAAATAAAATGGATAGGATTGGGGCTTCCTTTGAAAAAAGCTTAGAATCAATTCGGAAAAAATTAACTAAAAATGCCATCGCCCTTCAATTACCGATAGGTGAGGAAGATAAATTTGAAGGAGTGATTGATCTTTTAGAAATGAAGGCGCTAAAATTTGAGGGTGATTTTGGCCAGACAGTGGTTGAAGAAAAAATTCCAGAGAATTTATTAGAAAAGGCAAAGGAATGGCGAAAAAAACTGGTTGAGAAGATTGCGGCTGAAGATGCAACACTTTTGGAGAAATATTTAGCAAAAAAAGAAATTTCAGTTTCAGATTTAAGAAAAGTTTTAAGAAAAGCAACTTTAGATTATAAATTGATACCTGTTTTTTGTGGATCGGCTCTAAAGAATAAAGGAGTCCAACCCCTACTGGATGGAGTTTGTTACTATCTTCCAAATCCTTTGGATCTCCCTCCGGTTAGAGGAACCGATCCTAAAACTGGTAAAGAAATTGAGAGAAAGACTGATGATAAAGAACCATTTTCTGCTTTAGTTTTTAAAGTCGCCGCCGATCCCTACGTGGGGACTTTGACTTATTTCCGAGTTTATTCTGGCTCTTTACAAAGAGGATCTTATGTTTTGAACTCAACCACAGGAGAGCGAGAAAGGATTGGCCGGATTTTAAGAATGCATGCTAATGAAAGAGAAGAAATAAAAGAAATTTTTACCGGAGATATTGGAGCAACTATTGGATTGAAAAAAACTTCTACCGGTCATACCTTGTGTGATGAATCCCATCCTATTGCTCTTGAGAAAATCACTTTTCCCGAACC
It encodes the following:
- a CDS encoding ATP-binding protein codes for the protein MRQTVNNWYVITGGPSSGKTTVLNELAKLGYITIPDAARALIDKEMSEGKTLEEIRKDEVEFQRKILKIKIGREKRIPKNKIVFFDNAIPCSIAYYQICGLDSKEVIRLCQEQSYRKIFFLEQFSFKKDYARAEDKQIANKLSKLLKESYENLGYEVIDISVMSTKNRVQKILAEVKKN
- a CDS encoding 50S ribosomal protein L28 — its product is MEKKCAICGKKSQLAWRLSKLRGKYHRTIKKRKRPNLQWAQVPRGVKKELYRKFAGKRILACTKCIKALSKRK
- a CDS encoding site-2 protease family protein, which produces METIIFSLIILIFSIVIHEVSHGAMADYLGDPTAKYAGRLTLNPIKHLDPFGSIILPILLLILTGGEGPIFGWARPVPINPYNFRDKKWGSLKVAIAGPGSNILVAIAFGSLIRFFPLPVQLLYLFSIIVILNLLLAIFNLVPIPPLDGSHILFSLLSEKYQKFKLFLQQYGFFILILFIFFGLQWIFPLVSLAYQVIVGRLPLFF
- the rpsL gene encoding 30S ribosomal protein S12, producing MSTIHQLIKRGRKRIKKRTKTPALKFSFNPLKNRPKKYSSPFKRGVCMKVFTVTPKKPNSALRKVARVRLTNGMEITAYIPGEGHNLQEHSVVLIRGGRVKDLPGVRYHIVRGVLDTGGVEGRKQERSKYGTKKET
- the rpsG gene encoding 30S ribosomal protein S7, translating into MSRKKEEKRIISLDPLYNNVTVTKLINQVMRRGKKELARKIVYQSFDIIKEKTKKEPLEVFEQALENASPLLEVKPRRIGGATYQVPREVKGERRLTLAMRWIIQVAKSKKGRPMKEKLADELIAASNNTGAAVKKKENTHKIAEANRAFAHFAW
- the fusA gene encoding elongation factor G — protein: MPRTYPLQRYRDIGIIAHIDAGKTTTTERVLFYTGVSYKVGNIDEGTTIMDWMVQERERGITITAAATTCFWTPRNLPREKENEYRINIIDTPGHIDFTAEVQRSLRVLDGAVVVFDGVAGVEPQSETVWYQADKFKVPRICFINKMDRIGASFEKSLESIRKKLTKNAIALQLPIGEEDKFEGVIDLLEMKALKFEGDFGQTVVEEKIPENLLEKAKEWRKKLVEKIAAEDATLLEKYLAKKEISVSDLRKVLRKATLDYKLIPVFCGSALKNKGVQPLLDGVCYYLPNPLDLPPVRGTDPKTGKEIERKTDDKEPFSALVFKVAADPYVGTLTYFRVYSGSLQRGSYVLNSTTGERERIGRILRMHANEREEIKEIFTGDIGATIGLKKTSTGHTLCDESHPIALEKITFPEPVISVRIEPKTKQDQEKMSLALKKLTEEDPTFQVKGDLETGETIISGMGELHLEIITDRMRREFKVEGNVGKPQVAYKETIKEEAVAEGKYIRQSGGRGQYGHVWLRVRPRKRGEGFEFIDKIKGGIIPREFIPAVKKGAKEAMDKGIIAGYPMVDMEVTLYDGSFHEVDSSEIAFKIAASAALQGASKRAKPVLLEPIMRLEVIIPSEFFGDTIGDLSARRGKIEETKDRINLKVIEAKVPLAEMFGYATALRSLTEGRGIFTMEFDYYEEVPQNIAQEIIEGKRR